A single genomic interval of Oryzias latipes chromosome 3, ASM223467v1 harbors:
- the LOC105357520 gene encoding interferon regulatory factor 1-like encodes MQQQGRLKLRPWLEEQIQSGRYPGVSWLDKSAYIFQIPWKHAARHGWSIDRDATLFRSWAMHTGRYRPGKDKPDPKTWKANFRCALNSLPDVCELREHSKKRGSNAYKVYRMLPRSQTQKRKRGLRLFSRTRERQISSEDNRQDDTCMTPTWQPTTRPISETTQEVETTAQNTLINTHPYEMWEPKQEHQEQSEAVFKLVEHFSNQDLWNQTGDHKGWRQHNLWNQWPCATVEENPYPHYMENCSDLLGPNYMKELSDWSAHNLTPMQ; translated from the exons ATGCAGCAACAGGGACGGCTGAAGCTGAGGCCATGGCTGGAGGAGCAGATTCAGTCTGGGAGGTACCCGGGAGTCAGCTGGCTGGACAAG TCTGCATACATCTTCCAAATTCCATGGAAGCATGCGGCTCGCCATGGCTGGAGCATCGACAGGGATGCCACGCTCTTCAGGAGTTGGGCCATGCACACAG GTCGGTACCGTCCGGGTAAAGACAAGCCCGATCCCAAGACATGGAAAGCAAACTTTCGCTGTGCTTTAAACTCCTTGCCTGACGTGTGTGAGCTGCGTGAGCACAGCAAAAAGAGAGGCAGTAATGCCTACAAAGTCTACAGGATGTTACCCCGCTCTCAAACACAGAAGCGCAAAAGAG GGTTACGTTTGTTCAGCAGAACCCGGGAAAGACAGATCAGTTCAGAAGATAACAGACAAGATGACACATGCATGACACCAACCTGGCAACCCACAACAAGGCCTATTTCAGAGACAACGCAGGAGGTGGAAACAACTGCACAAAACACCCTCATCAACACTCATCCATACG aGATGTGGGAGCCCAAACAAGAGCACCAGGAACAGAGTGAGGCTGTCTTTAAG CTAGTGGAACACTTCAGCAACCAAGATCTCTGGAACCAGACTGGGGATCATAAAGGATGGAGACAGCACAATCTTTGGAACCAGTGGCCAT GTGCTACTGTTGAAGAAAACCCTTACCCTCACTATATGGAGAACTGCAGTGATCTGTTAGGACCAAACTACATGAAGGAACTGTCTGACTGGTCTGCACATAATTTAACACCGATGCAATAG
- the LOC101171817 gene encoding uncharacterized protein LOC101171817 isoform X1 produces the protein MRKTFDCDAIPTSSRRARGERRVFSFILTKNMNGMAYLTIWKQSFHLHGSILVAQRKGNTLVLFSAPWLFFFLLLTGQFALTFGGGENDAEVNFDCTNDFTEMFCQFEQQHSNCTDHNVTFVLIDYSETTENGCTLQQCDKNQCCCSLNMLFVYGENHNASLWRGDRRVASKTISVNDSFKPKTPTIVNVTETNGNFAVKWKTNMEGVRDELTAEVTYHKKGDPEKVILPLKPPMVDGYQYYEISGGNLSLGATYVVSVRSVSEWNKRQSDSSAEWEFKTPTSHFAQDVVIIVILSVVAVFMSAAAYIGFSRIKTKWWDKYSDLKLPTVYSSKKKILEPSDPRSNPVSVEHRILDGGKQLSERQFTGSEESDGSSQDSSGISDCSSHPSYAETVQPDCRTLRQEALEKFFPNVRPVSPVTNRDLSEVFNVHLCGVTGAHDSSGSSGVINPTYCPGMSGSPDQFMPDQPRVLESEPSYDTTKCDTLTNSSLSGLCPASLDVLSPISIDMSYQGTSGSQKMSVIEDYSPLSLSSGTCTTPPLEPESRNDADSENPKLSCGSALLASNEETQCNLLRVENDYQPIQRQELNSLLSPENSKECEDNLEKCSEKSMSSNPRTAGFDSFLPDLISESVRRQPELQIPFFWSPPQSGDISIPIITESGYKPV, from the exons ATGAGGAAGACTTTTGACTGTGACGCGATCCCTACGTCCAGCCGTCGAGCTCGAGGAGAACGgagggttttttcttttattctgaccaaaaacATGAACGGGATGGCGTATTTGACAATCTGGAAACAGTCGTTCCACCTCCATGGATCCATACTTGTCGCGCAGAGAAAAGGAAACACTCTAGTGTTGTTTTCTGCGCCATGGCTGTTCTTTTTCCTGCTTCTCACGGGGCAGTTTGCTCTCACTTTCGGTG GAGGCGAGAATGACGCGGAGGTTAACTTTGACTGCACCAACGACTTTACAGAGATGTTTTGTCAGTTTGAGCAACAACACTCAAACTGCACTGATCACAATGTGACTTTTGTCCTGATTGATTACAGCGAAACCACTGA GAATGGATGCACTTTACAGCAATGTGACAAGAATCAGTGTTGCTGTTCTTTGAATATGTTGTTTGTGTACGGAGAGAATCACAATGCAAGTTTGTGGAGAGGTGATAGAAGGGTTGCATCTAAAACCATCAGTGTAAATGACAGCT tcAAGCCTAAAACTCCTACAATTGTCAACGTGACTGAAACCAATGGAAATTTTGCAGTCAAGtggaagacaaacatggaaggAGTGAGAGATGAGTTGACTGCAGAGGTGACCTACCACAAAAAAGGAGACCCAGAGAAG GTCATTTTACCATTAAAACCACCAATGGTTGATGGATACCAGTACTATGAAATAAGTGGAGGGAATTTGTCACTGGGAGCAACATATGTGGTCAGTGTTAGAAGTGTATCAGAGTGGAACAAAAGGCAGAGTGACAGCAGTGCAGAGTGGGAATTCAAGACCC ccacTTCCCATTTTGCACAGGACGTTGTCATCATAGTCATCCTTAGTGTTGTTGCAGTCTTCATGAGCGCTGCTGCCTATATTGGTTTTTCACG gATTAAAACCAAGTGGTGGGACAAATATTCTGACCTAAAACTTCCCACCGTTTATTCATCCAAGAAAAAG attttggagCCTTCAGATCCCAGAAGTAACCCAGTATCTGTGGAGCACCGCATTTTGGATGGTGGCAAACAGTT GTCAGAACGGCAGTTCACAGGCAGCGAAGAAAGTGATGGGAGCAGCCAAGACAGCAGTGGAATCAGTGATTGCTCCTCACACCCGAGTTATGCGGAAACTGTTCAGCCCGATTGTAGAACTTTACGACAAGAGGCTTTGGAAAAATTCTTTCCAAATGTGAGACCTGTTAGTCCTGTAACTAATAGGGACCTTAGTGAGGTCTTTAATGTCCATTTATGTGGTGTAACTGGTGCTCATGATAGTTCTGGATCATCTGGTGTAATCAATCCTACCTATTGCCCAGGTATGTCTGGAAGTCCTGATCAGTTCATGCCAGACCAGCCTAGGGTCTTAGAGAGTGAGCCTTCATATGATACCACAAAGTGTGACACCTTGACCAATTCCAGTCTGTCTGGCCTTTGCCCAGCCTCGCTAGATGTCCTGTCACCTATATCAATAGACATGTCATATCAGGGCACTAGTGGTTCACAAAAAATGTCAGTCATAGAGGATTATAGCCCATTGTCCCTCTCTAGTGGGACTTGCACAACCCCGCCTTTAGAGCCTGAATCCAGAAATGATGCTGACTCAGAGAATCCAAAGCTGTCCTGTGGCTCAGCTTTGCTGGCCAGTAATGAGGAAACTCAGTGTAACTTACTTAGGGTGGAAAATGACTACCAACCTATCCAGAGGCAAGAGTTGAATTCTTTGCTTTCACCAGAGAACTCAAAGGAATGCGAAGACAATTTGGAAAAATGTTCAGAGAAGTCAATGAGTTCCAACCCCAGAACGGCGGGGTTTGACTCCTTCCTTCCAGATTTAATCAGTGAGAGTGTTCGACGTCAACCTGAGCtccaaataccttttttttggtcGCCTCCACAGTCTGGAGACATATCTATACCAATTATCACTGAGAGTGGCTATAAACCAGTGTAG
- the LOC101171817 gene encoding uncharacterized protein LOC101171817 isoform X2 yields the protein MNGMAYLTIWKQSFHLHGSILVAQRKGNTLVLFSAPWLFFFLLLTGQFALTFGGGENDAEVNFDCTNDFTEMFCQFEQQHSNCTDHNVTFVLIDYSETTENGCTLQQCDKNQCCCSLNMLFVYGENHNASLWRGDRRVASKTISVNDSFKPKTPTIVNVTETNGNFAVKWKTNMEGVRDELTAEVTYHKKGDPEKVILPLKPPMVDGYQYYEISGGNLSLGATYVVSVRSVSEWNKRQSDSSAEWEFKTPTSHFAQDVVIIVILSVVAVFMSAAAYIGFSRIKTKWWDKYSDLKLPTVYSSKKKILEPSDPRSNPVSVEHRILDGGKQLSERQFTGSEESDGSSQDSSGISDCSSHPSYAETVQPDCRTLRQEALEKFFPNVRPVSPVTNRDLSEVFNVHLCGVTGAHDSSGSSGVINPTYCPGMSGSPDQFMPDQPRVLESEPSYDTTKCDTLTNSSLSGLCPASLDVLSPISIDMSYQGTSGSQKMSVIEDYSPLSLSSGTCTTPPLEPESRNDADSENPKLSCGSALLASNEETQCNLLRVENDYQPIQRQELNSLLSPENSKECEDNLEKCSEKSMSSNPRTAGFDSFLPDLISESVRRQPELQIPFFWSPPQSGDISIPIITESGYKPV from the exons ATGAACGGGATGGCGTATTTGACAATCTGGAAACAGTCGTTCCACCTCCATGGATCCATACTTGTCGCGCAGAGAAAAGGAAACACTCTAGTGTTGTTTTCTGCGCCATGGCTGTTCTTTTTCCTGCTTCTCACGGGGCAGTTTGCTCTCACTTTCGGTG GAGGCGAGAATGACGCGGAGGTTAACTTTGACTGCACCAACGACTTTACAGAGATGTTTTGTCAGTTTGAGCAACAACACTCAAACTGCACTGATCACAATGTGACTTTTGTCCTGATTGATTACAGCGAAACCACTGA GAATGGATGCACTTTACAGCAATGTGACAAGAATCAGTGTTGCTGTTCTTTGAATATGTTGTTTGTGTACGGAGAGAATCACAATGCAAGTTTGTGGAGAGGTGATAGAAGGGTTGCATCTAAAACCATCAGTGTAAATGACAGCT tcAAGCCTAAAACTCCTACAATTGTCAACGTGACTGAAACCAATGGAAATTTTGCAGTCAAGtggaagacaaacatggaaggAGTGAGAGATGAGTTGACTGCAGAGGTGACCTACCACAAAAAAGGAGACCCAGAGAAG GTCATTTTACCATTAAAACCACCAATGGTTGATGGATACCAGTACTATGAAATAAGTGGAGGGAATTTGTCACTGGGAGCAACATATGTGGTCAGTGTTAGAAGTGTATCAGAGTGGAACAAAAGGCAGAGTGACAGCAGTGCAGAGTGGGAATTCAAGACCC ccacTTCCCATTTTGCACAGGACGTTGTCATCATAGTCATCCTTAGTGTTGTTGCAGTCTTCATGAGCGCTGCTGCCTATATTGGTTTTTCACG gATTAAAACCAAGTGGTGGGACAAATATTCTGACCTAAAACTTCCCACCGTTTATTCATCCAAGAAAAAG attttggagCCTTCAGATCCCAGAAGTAACCCAGTATCTGTGGAGCACCGCATTTTGGATGGTGGCAAACAGTT GTCAGAACGGCAGTTCACAGGCAGCGAAGAAAGTGATGGGAGCAGCCAAGACAGCAGTGGAATCAGTGATTGCTCCTCACACCCGAGTTATGCGGAAACTGTTCAGCCCGATTGTAGAACTTTACGACAAGAGGCTTTGGAAAAATTCTTTCCAAATGTGAGACCTGTTAGTCCTGTAACTAATAGGGACCTTAGTGAGGTCTTTAATGTCCATTTATGTGGTGTAACTGGTGCTCATGATAGTTCTGGATCATCTGGTGTAATCAATCCTACCTATTGCCCAGGTATGTCTGGAAGTCCTGATCAGTTCATGCCAGACCAGCCTAGGGTCTTAGAGAGTGAGCCTTCATATGATACCACAAAGTGTGACACCTTGACCAATTCCAGTCTGTCTGGCCTTTGCCCAGCCTCGCTAGATGTCCTGTCACCTATATCAATAGACATGTCATATCAGGGCACTAGTGGTTCACAAAAAATGTCAGTCATAGAGGATTATAGCCCATTGTCCCTCTCTAGTGGGACTTGCACAACCCCGCCTTTAGAGCCTGAATCCAGAAATGATGCTGACTCAGAGAATCCAAAGCTGTCCTGTGGCTCAGCTTTGCTGGCCAGTAATGAGGAAACTCAGTGTAACTTACTTAGGGTGGAAAATGACTACCAACCTATCCAGAGGCAAGAGTTGAATTCTTTGCTTTCACCAGAGAACTCAAAGGAATGCGAAGACAATTTGGAAAAATGTTCAGAGAAGTCAATGAGTTCCAACCCCAGAACGGCGGGGTTTGACTCCTTCCTTCCAGATTTAATCAGTGAGAGTGTTCGACGTCAACCTGAGCtccaaataccttttttttggtcGCCTCCACAGTCTGGAGACATATCTATACCAATTATCACTGAGAGTGGCTATAAACCAGTGTAG